DNA sequence from the Gemmatimonadota bacterium genome:
AGGCCCAGAGCCCCAGGGGCTGGAGCGTGAAGGTACAGGCATGGCACTGCATTCGGCACCTCCGCGATTGAGTAGCAAGGGCCTGGTTCGAGGGGCGACCAGCCACCGCGCCCCTGGCCTCTCAGGTTCGTTTTGCCGGCGCTGGCAGCGGAGATTGCGGGTGTACGGCGGCGGCGTCAAGCGGGAGGAGCGAGGCAGCGGCGGAACCAGTCCCGGGCCAGGCGCGCGACCTCCTCGAGCGTGCCGGGCTCCTCGAACAGGTGGGTCGCGCCGGGCACGATCTCGAGGCGCGTCTCCACCGTCATCTGCGCCATGGCCTCCCGGTTCATGGTGATCACGACCTCGTCGCGGCCGCCCACGATGAGCAGGGTGGGCGCGCGCACGCGGGGCAGCGCGGCGCCGGCCAGGTCGGGGCGGCCGCCGCGGGACACGACGGCGCGCGCGGCGTCGGGGCGCTGGGCGGCGGCCACCAGTGCCGCGGCCGCGCCCGTGCTCGCGCCGAAGTGGCCCAGCGGCAGCTCGCGCGTCTCCGGCTGT
Encoded proteins:
- a CDS encoding dienelactone hydrolase family protein, giving the protein MEPTAPGAVRQREVEISAGPVKLAGDLALPEHAQGVVLFAHGSGSSRFSARNRFVARELWQARLATLLMDLLTADEERLDLETASLRFDIPLLAERVVAATDWLKQQPETRELPLGHFGASTGAAAALVAAAQRPDAARAVVSRGGRPDLAGAALPRVRAPTLLIVGGRDEVVITMNREAMAQMTVETRLEIVPGATHLFEEPGTLEEVARLARDWFRRCLAPPA